One Chitinophaga parva DNA segment encodes these proteins:
- a CDS encoding M14 metallopeptidase family protein — protein MRRLLLLAVLLLALTAQAQTTSLQSPQQFLGYTLGTQYTPYYKVEAYFRYIAANAPNVRLQQYGTTYENRPLLLAAVSATENINHLEDIRQQSVAVASANGKFADNAPVIVWLSYNVHGNEASSTEAAMQTLYELANPANARTRQWLQNTVVLIDPCLNPDGRERFVNFYNPIRRKMPDPVRATREHQEPWPGGRSNHYYFDLNRDWAWQSQKESQQRLAAYNQWMPQVHVDFHEQQPDGPYYFAPAAEPMHDVITPWQRSFQVTIGKNNAKYFDEQGWLYYTRERYDLFYPSYGDTWPLYNGAIGMTYEQAGGSPSGLAVLQRDGDTLTLGARVAHHFTTGMSTIEVASQQAKQINNAFQEFFVNAAQHPKNEFKAYVVKAGGNNEKLRNLAALLQRNHIQFGYGAATGSTSGYNYFTGKTENFSIAPEDMVISALQPRSTLLQVLFEPNSHLTDSVTYDITAWGIPFAYGLTSYALKTPLKAAADSLPVHRYQRMAAGHPYAYLARWNSVKDVKFLAGLLARHVKVRYAEVPFGAGGKTYPAGTLMITRSGNAFPGFDTTITSLAEQMQIELDTTATGFVDKGSDFGSTRNRYIKPPRVVMLAGSNASSLKVGEIWHYFEQQIDYPISIVNEEDLRDLDWEEMDVLILPSADFTILGSKATTDRLRNWISAGGRLIAMGQSAADLSVTGDWGFHLKHDPDIAKPDPYQHIKPYANREREELKQTIPGAIYRIHLDNTHPLAFGYGDEYYTLKVSDDIYEFMDHGWNVGYLKKDSYQTGFVGVDTKARLQDGMVMGVKDIGNGALIILADDPVFRAFWENGKLLLGNAIFLVGQ, from the coding sequence ATGCGCAGGCTCCTCCTCCTGGCCGTCCTCCTGCTCGCCCTCACCGCACAGGCACAAACGACCAGCCTTCAATCTCCGCAACAATTCCTGGGCTACACCCTCGGCACCCAGTACACACCCTATTACAAAGTAGAAGCCTACTTCCGTTACATCGCCGCAAACGCACCGAATGTACGCCTCCAGCAATATGGCACCACTTACGAAAACAGGCCCCTGCTGCTGGCGGCTGTCAGCGCCACGGAAAACATCAACCATCTCGAAGACATCCGCCAGCAAAGCGTTGCCGTGGCCAGTGCAAACGGCAAATTCGCAGACAACGCCCCGGTCATTGTATGGCTTAGTTATAACGTGCATGGCAATGAAGCCTCCTCCACGGAAGCCGCTATGCAAACCCTCTACGAACTTGCCAATCCCGCCAACGCCCGTACCAGGCAATGGTTGCAAAACACCGTGGTGCTCATAGATCCCTGTCTCAATCCCGATGGGCGCGAGCGCTTCGTGAACTTCTATAATCCAATACGCCGCAAAATGCCGGATCCCGTGCGCGCTACCCGCGAGCACCAGGAACCCTGGCCCGGCGGCCGCTCCAATCACTACTACTTTGACCTGAACCGCGACTGGGCCTGGCAATCCCAGAAAGAATCCCAGCAACGCCTTGCGGCGTACAACCAGTGGATGCCCCAGGTACACGTAGACTTCCATGAGCAACAACCGGACGGGCCTTATTATTTTGCACCGGCTGCAGAGCCAATGCATGATGTAATAACGCCCTGGCAGCGCAGCTTCCAGGTGACCATCGGGAAGAACAATGCAAAATATTTTGATGAGCAGGGCTGGTTGTATTACACCCGCGAGCGTTACGATCTTTTTTATCCCAGCTATGGTGATACCTGGCCCCTCTACAATGGCGCCATTGGCATGACCTATGAACAAGCCGGCGGCAGCCCTTCCGGCCTGGCAGTGCTGCAGCGGGATGGGGATACGCTGACCCTCGGTGCCCGCGTAGCTCATCACTTTACTACCGGCATGTCCACCATTGAAGTGGCATCCCAACAGGCAAAACAGATCAACAACGCCTTCCAGGAATTTTTTGTGAACGCCGCCCAGCACCCGAAGAACGAGTTCAAAGCTTACGTGGTAAAAGCCGGGGGCAATAATGAAAAGCTGCGCAACCTGGCGGCTTTGTTGCAGCGCAATCATATCCAGTTTGGGTATGGTGCTGCTACCGGCAGCACATCCGGCTATAATTACTTTACAGGCAAAACAGAGAATTTTTCCATTGCCCCGGAAGATATGGTCATCAGCGCCCTGCAGCCACGTTCCACCTTGCTGCAGGTGCTTTTTGAGCCCAATTCCCACCTCACAGATTCTGTGACCTACGATATTACCGCCTGGGGCATCCCCTTCGCCTACGGGCTTACCTCGTACGCGCTGAAAACCCCGTTGAAGGCGGCAGCGGACTCCCTGCCTGTGCATCGTTACCAACGCATGGCGGCTGGCCATCCCTACGCTTACCTGGCACGCTGGAACAGTGTAAAGGATGTGAAATTTCTGGCAGGCCTGCTGGCAAGGCATGTGAAAGTACGGTATGCAGAGGTGCCGTTTGGCGCAGGTGGTAAAACCTATCCTGCCGGCACCCTCATGATCACCCGCAGCGGCAATGCCTTCCCCGGCTTTGATACCACGATCACCTCCCTGGCCGAGCAAATGCAGATAGAGCTGGATACCACAGCCACGGGCTTCGTGGACAAAGGATCGGACTTCGGTTCTACCAGGAACCGCTACATCAAACCGCCCCGCGTAGTAATGCTGGCAGGCAGCAATGCTTCGTCGCTGAAAGTAGGGGAGATCTGGCATTACTTTGAGCAGCAGATCGATTACCCCATTTCCATCGTGAATGAAGAAGACCTGCGCGACCTGGATTGGGAGGAGATGGATGTGCTTATCCTGCCCAGCGCCGACTTTACCATCCTCGGCTCCAAGGCCACTACAGATCGCCTGCGCAACTGGATCAGCGCCGGTGGGCGCCTCATTGCCATGGGCCAGAGCGCGGCAGATCTCTCTGTGACCGGCGACTGGGGCTTTCATCTTAAACATGACCCGGACATCGCCAAGCCGGATCCTTACCAGCATATCAAACCCTATGCAAACCGGGAGCGCGAAGAGCTTAAACAAACCATCCCCGGTGCCATTTACCGCATTCACCTGGATAATACACACCCCCTGGCCTTTGGCTATGGCGATGAATATTACACCCTCAAAGTGAGCGATGATATTTATGAGTTCATGGACCACGGCTGGAACGTAGGCTACCTGAAGAAAGACAGCTATCAGACAGGGTTTGTAGGCGTGGATACCAAGGCCCGCCTGCAGGATGGTATGGTGATGGGCGTAAAGGATATTGGCAACGGCGCCCTGATCATCCTGGCAGATGATCCTGTATTCCGCGCATTCTGGGAAAATGGAAAGCTGTTGCTGGGAAATGCGATCTTCCTCGTGGGACAATAG
- a CDS encoding redoxin family protein encodes MKAVVVSLLLLSALPLPRTGATLALPTGAYLPNADEPLRTACGQETTLHQAMGTNGLLIMFTSNVCPYVLRNQARTNTVCQYAQAHHIGVILLNANEADREVNESLHAMQVYAEAQGFKWPYALDKDSHLADVFGADHTPDCFLFDKDSRLVYSGGIDDNPGNAAQVKVHYLQNALEALAEGKSISDHKGDDVGCSVKRK; translated from the coding sequence ATGAAAGCTGTTGTAGTTAGCTTGCTGCTGCTGTCAGCCCTGCCTTTACCACGTACTGGTGCCACGCTGGCATTGCCTACCGGCGCTTATCTACCCAATGCCGATGAGCCCCTGCGCACCGCCTGCGGCCAGGAAACCACCCTGCACCAGGCCATGGGCACTAACGGGCTGTTGATCATGTTTACCAGTAACGTTTGTCCTTATGTGCTGCGCAACCAGGCCCGCACTAACACCGTATGCCAGTACGCACAGGCGCATCATATTGGTGTAATCCTTCTCAATGCCAATGAAGCCGACCGGGAGGTCAACGAATCACTTCACGCCATGCAGGTATATGCGGAGGCCCAGGGATTTAAATGGCCCTATGCCCTGGACAAAGACTCCCACCTGGCTGATGTCTTTGGCGCAGACCATACGCCAGACTGTTTCCTGTTTGACAAGGACAGCCGGCTGGTATACAGCGGCGGCATTGACGACAACCCGGGTAATGCGGCGCAGGTAAAGGTGCACTACCTGCAAAATGCCCTGGAAGCCCTTGCTGAGGGCAAGTCCATCAGTGATCATAAAGGTGATGATGTGGGTTGCAGTGTGAAGCGGAAATAA
- a CDS encoding YihY/virulence factor BrkB family protein: MTKTGSLFRNFHPLRWVKRSSQRLFLRGFEGSSLYDTVKFFGTQTRNRSLNSRAAAISFNFLMSIPPFCIFLFTLVPLLPLRNVEKTLYELAADITPNYNTFKIVQGMIHDFMYTQHNGLLSISFLVGFFYSSNAVMGILVSFSKDLPGFRQRKWYQHRLMALRLTFFLVILFIIMLALLVMQGALLRYVLEYLHIGNARVRIVINIARWVIIVLLFFSIIALLYHFGPAVEKRWRYITPGAMLATTFMILVTLGFGWYVNHFNNYNRIYGSIGTVMILMLYIFLNSFVLLVGFELNAAIRVLKEMRNITKAGQMEVNEGAGAR, from the coding sequence ATGACCAAAACCGGTTCCCTCTTTCGCAATTTCCACCCGCTGCGGTGGGTAAAACGCAGTTCGCAGCGTTTGTTCCTGCGTGGCTTTGAGGGCAGCTCCCTGTACGATACGGTGAAGTTCTTTGGCACCCAGACCCGGAACCGCAGTCTCAATAGCCGGGCAGCCGCCATTTCCTTTAACTTCCTGATGTCCATTCCCCCGTTCTGCATCTTCCTGTTCACCCTGGTGCCGTTGCTCCCCCTGCGCAACGTGGAGAAGACCCTCTATGAACTGGCGGCAGACATTACCCCGAACTACAACACGTTCAAGATCGTGCAGGGCATGATCCACGATTTCATGTACACCCAGCACAATGGATTGTTGTCCATCTCCTTCCTGGTGGGTTTCTTTTACTCGTCCAATGCGGTGATGGGCATCCTGGTGTCCTTTTCAAAAGACCTGCCGGGCTTCCGGCAGCGCAAGTGGTACCAGCACCGGCTGATGGCGCTGCGGCTTACCTTCTTTTTAGTGATCCTTTTTATCATTATGCTGGCTTTGCTGGTAATGCAGGGCGCTTTGCTGCGCTATGTGCTGGAGTACCTGCACATCGGCAATGCGCGGGTGCGCATCGTGATCAACATAGCGCGCTGGGTGATCATTGTGCTGCTGTTCTTTTCCATCATTGCCCTGTTGTACCACTTTGGGCCGGCGGTGGAAAAGCGCTGGCGCTACATTACGCCAGGGGCTATGCTGGCTACTACGTTCATGATCCTGGTAACGCTGGGGTTTGGGTGGTATGTGAATCATTTCAATAACTACAACCGCATTTATGGCTCCATTGGTACGGTGATGATCCTGATGCTGTACATTTTCCTGAACTCATTTGTGCTGCTGGTGGGGTTTGAACTGAATGCGGCGATACGGGTGCTGAAGGAGATGCGGAATATAACGAAGGCGGGGCAGATGGAGGTCAACGAGGGTGCCGGCGCCCGTTGA
- the mltG gene encoding endolytic transglycosylase MltG, which yields MAKQVSKKKQKNKGNRIWIRRGILIACAILAGAAVYLAYRVFGPNTRAFGDKKYFYIRTGSHYTDVLEGLRDQDIIRNENSFDWVAKQLDYPNRVKAGRYQVTRGMSNFEIVKLLRSGRQSPVTLVINKLRTENDFVRKVSQNLEADSTALRAMLKDPVYLRQFGLDTNTAMCAIVPNTYEFYWNTSAEKVFEKFEQAHADFWTDDRKAKASALGLSENEVTILASIVEEETNANDEKPLISSVYLNRYRKGMLLQADPTVKFSLQNFALRRILSEHLHFESPYNTYLHKGFPPGPICTPSVKTLEAVLNTPDTDYLYFCARADMAGHHAFAATYEEHLENARKYHAALDARGL from the coding sequence ATGGCTAAACAAGTCAGCAAAAAGAAACAAAAGAACAAGGGCAACAGGATCTGGATCAGGAGAGGAATTTTAATTGCATGCGCCATCCTGGCCGGCGCGGCCGTATACCTGGCCTACCGTGTTTTTGGCCCCAACACCCGCGCCTTTGGCGATAAGAAATATTTCTACATCCGTACCGGCAGTCATTATACAGATGTGCTGGAAGGCCTGAGGGACCAGGACATTATCCGCAACGAAAACAGCTTTGACTGGGTGGCCAAGCAGCTGGACTATCCCAACCGGGTGAAGGCCGGCCGTTACCAGGTAACCCGGGGCATGAGCAACTTTGAAATTGTAAAACTGTTGCGCTCCGGCCGCCAAAGCCCGGTGACACTGGTGATCAACAAGCTGCGCACCGAAAACGACTTTGTGCGCAAGGTATCCCAGAACCTGGAGGCCGATTCCACCGCGCTGCGTGCCATGCTGAAAGACCCGGTGTACCTGCGCCAGTTTGGCCTGGACACCAACACTGCCATGTGCGCCATTGTGCCCAACACCTACGAGTTTTACTGGAATACCAGCGCGGAGAAAGTATTTGAAAAATTTGAGCAGGCCCACGCCGACTTCTGGACAGACGACCGCAAGGCCAAGGCCAGCGCCCTGGGGCTCAGTGAGAATGAAGTGACCATCCTGGCCTCCATCGTGGAGGAGGAAACCAATGCCAATGATGAAAAGCCCCTCATATCCAGCGTGTACCTGAACCGGTACCGCAAAGGCATGCTGCTGCAGGCCGATCCGACGGTGAAATTCAGTTTACAGAACTTTGCCCTGCGCCGCATCCTGTCCGAGCACCTGCATTTTGAATCGCCTTACAATACTTATTTGCATAAGGGATTCCCCCCGGGCCCCATCTGCACTCCCTCCGTAAAAACGCTGGAGGCTGTGCTGAACACCCCGGATACTGATTATTTGTATTTTTGTGCCCGGGCTGATATGGCGGGCCACCACGCCTTTGCAGCCACTTACGAAGAGCACCTCGAAAATGCGCGGAAGTACCATGCAGCCCTCGATGCCAGGGGCCTTTAG
- the secG gene encoding preprotein translocase subunit SecG yields MLIVFGILVVLAAVLLGLFVLVQNPKGGGLAGNLGGFGNQVMGVRQTTDVLEKGTWILAAIILVLCLTSYFFTGKGTAATDGNKPYIPTTKTAPAPLPAAPANTTPVAPPAQPAK; encoded by the coding sequence ATGTTAATTGTATTTGGAATATTAGTCGTGCTGGCTGCCGTGTTGCTGGGCCTTTTCGTACTGGTACAGAATCCTAAAGGTGGCGGCCTGGCTGGCAACCTGGGTGGCTTTGGTAACCAGGTAATGGGCGTTCGCCAGACCACCGACGTACTGGAAAAAGGCACCTGGATCCTGGCTGCCATTATCCTGGTACTGTGCCTCACCTCTTATTTCTTTACCGGCAAAGGCACTGCCGCTACTGACGGTAACAAGCCTTACATCCCGACTACCAAAACGGCACCGGCTCCCCTGCCCGCAGCCCCGGCCAATACTACGCCGGTTGCGCCGCCCGCACAGCCCGCGAAATAA
- the lptE gene encoding LPS assembly lipoprotein LptE, which yields MKTRLGLLAVVLLMGGCKVNYSTTGASIDPEAKTVNVTFIENRAPLNNPLLSQKVTEALKTKITSQTRLTQVNEPNADYEFKGYISSYTFTNAAVVNTEQAATSRLTVTINITFVKRVGDKKGYQQSFSRSADFPASKLPSDVENSLLDQTIVPQMTDDIFNRAFANW from the coding sequence ATGAAAACACGCTTAGGCCTTCTGGCAGTAGTATTGCTGATGGGCGGATGCAAGGTAAATTACTCTACAACCGGCGCCAGTATTGACCCGGAGGCTAAAACGGTGAACGTGACGTTTATTGAGAACCGCGCCCCGCTGAATAACCCGCTGCTCAGCCAGAAGGTAACGGAAGCCCTGAAGACCAAGATCACTTCCCAGACCCGTCTTACCCAGGTGAATGAGCCCAATGCTGATTACGAGTTTAAAGGATATATCAGTAGTTATACTTTTACCAACGCCGCGGTAGTGAACACAGAACAGGCGGCCACCTCCCGCCTTACGGTGACCATCAACATCACTTTTGTAAAGCGTGTGGGTGATAAAAAAGGCTACCAACAGTCCTTCAGCCGCTCGGCAGACTTCCCGGCCAGTAAACTCCCGTCTGACGTGGAGAACAGCCTGCTGGACCAGACCATCGTGCCGCAGATGACGGACGATATTTTCAACCGTGCTTTTGCCAACTGGTAA
- a CDS encoding sigma-54 interaction domain-containing protein yields the protein MDIQAIKNRFGIIGNSPALNYALQVAIQVANTDLTVLINGESGVGKEVFSQVIHALSARKHHPFIAVNCGAIPEGTIDSELFGHEKGSFTGAVDSRKGYFETVSGGTIFLDEIGEMPLGTQARLLRVLETGEFIRVGSSKVQKTDVRVIAATNRDLLEFTQDGKFREDLYYRLNTVPIRVPALRDRKEDIPMLFRKFCVDFAERYKTPSIQLDEEARQILVNYPWRGNVRELKNMAEQISVLSQNKQVNAQELRRFLPEQPVTNRLPMLAPNANSSSNSDFSNERDILYKLFFDMKKDVTELKKMFFDVLQNPNLAHNTSFQDNPVLHNYQPAEAASLQPALGVSQPMQPIILQTDHNIIDHHEEVEETLSIADKEKELIVKALKKHKGKRKDAASDLGISERTLYRKLKEYNIAE from the coding sequence ATGGACATACAAGCAATAAAAAACAGATTCGGTATTATCGGCAACAGCCCTGCGCTTAACTACGCCCTGCAAGTAGCCATACAGGTAGCCAACACAGACCTGACGGTGCTTATCAACGGGGAAAGCGGCGTTGGTAAAGAAGTGTTCTCCCAGGTGATCCACGCCCTGAGCGCCCGCAAGCACCACCCTTTTATTGCGGTGAACTGTGGCGCCATCCCGGAAGGCACTATCGATTCTGAATTATTCGGACATGAAAAAGGCTCGTTCACCGGTGCGGTGGACAGCCGTAAAGGATATTTTGAAACCGTGAGCGGTGGTACCATTTTTCTCGATGAGATCGGGGAAATGCCGCTGGGTACCCAGGCCCGCCTGCTACGTGTACTGGAAACCGGCGAGTTTATCCGCGTGGGCTCTTCCAAAGTGCAGAAAACGGACGTGCGCGTGATTGCCGCTACCAACCGTGACCTGCTGGAATTTACACAGGATGGCAAGTTCCGCGAAGACCTCTATTACCGCCTTAACACAGTGCCCATCCGTGTGCCCGCGCTGCGCGACCGCAAGGAGGACATTCCCATGCTGTTCCGCAAGTTCTGCGTGGACTTTGCGGAGCGCTATAAAACACCTTCCATCCAGCTGGATGAAGAGGCCCGCCAGATCCTGGTGAACTATCCCTGGAGAGGCAATGTCCGCGAACTGAAAAACATGGCGGAGCAGATCTCCGTACTGTCGCAGAACAAGCAGGTAAATGCCCAGGAACTGCGCCGCTTCCTGCCGGAGCAGCCGGTGACCAACCGCCTGCCCATGCTGGCCCCCAATGCCAACAGCAGCAGCAACAGCGATTTTTCCAATGAACGGGACATTCTTTACAAACTGTTCTTCGACATGAAAAAGGATGTAACAGAACTGAAGAAAATGTTCTTCGATGTGCTGCAAAATCCCAACCTGGCCCATAATACCTCCTTCCAGGATAACCCGGTGCTGCATAATTACCAGCCCGCAGAAGCTGCTTCCCTGCAGCCGGCCCTGGGCGTGTCCCAGCCCATGCAGCCTATCATCCTTCAAACGGATCATAACATCATAGACCACCATGAAGAAGTAGAAGAAACCCTGTCCATAGCCGACAAGGAAAAAGAACTGATTGTAAAAGCCCTCAAGAAACACAAGGGCAAACGCAAAGATGCGGCTTCAGACCTGGGCATTTCCGAACGTACACTGTACCGGAAACTGAAGGAGTATAATATTGCGGAGTAG
- the miaB gene encoding tRNA (N6-isopentenyl adenosine(37)-C2)-methylthiotransferase MiaB — protein MLEIADKTHDETRQGEAYAPHQASTASFKKNFYIESYGCAMNFNDSEIVASILNEEGFGATRNAEEADLILINTCSIREKAEQTVRKRLTEFRRYKKSKPGMLVGVLGCMAERLKDKLLEEEKLVDMVVGPDAYRTLPSLITEAETGQKAVNVLLSREETYSDISPIRLDNNGVTSFVSIMRGCNNMCTFCVVPFTRGRERSRDADSIVAEARELFNNGYREVTLLGQNVDSYYWTPKDADPNSTDHVTFAQLLARVAEIDPLLRVRFSTSHPKDITDEVLFTMAKYENICNYIHLPLQSGSTRILQLMNRTYTREWYLKKVDRIREILPDCGLSTDIICGFCTETEEDHADTLNLMEYAKYDLAYMYFYSERPGTLAARRYQDDIPEAEKKRRLAEVVELHRRHSEESMRNDVGKTFKVLVEGTSKRSADHLFGRNDQNKVVVFPKGNFRKGQYVHVTVTDCTSGTLIAATATAL, from the coding sequence ATGTTAGAAATTGCAGACAAGACGCACGATGAAACCCGGCAGGGTGAAGCCTATGCTCCGCACCAGGCAAGCACCGCTTCCTTTAAGAAGAATTTTTACATAGAAAGTTATGGCTGCGCCATGAACTTCAACGATAGTGAAATCGTAGCCTCCATCCTCAACGAAGAGGGTTTTGGCGCCACCCGCAACGCGGAAGAGGCCGACCTCATCCTGATCAACACCTGCTCCATCCGCGAGAAGGCGGAGCAAACCGTGCGCAAACGGCTCACGGAATTCCGCCGCTACAAAAAATCAAAACCAGGCATGCTTGTAGGTGTGCTGGGCTGCATGGCCGAACGTCTTAAGGACAAGCTGCTGGAAGAAGAAAAACTGGTGGACATGGTAGTAGGCCCCGATGCCTACCGCACCCTTCCCAGCCTCATTACCGAGGCAGAAACCGGCCAGAAAGCCGTGAACGTGCTCCTGAGCCGCGAAGAAACGTATAGCGATATCAGCCCCATCCGCCTGGATAATAACGGTGTTACCAGTTTTGTATCCATCATGCGGGGTTGCAACAACATGTGTACCTTCTGCGTGGTACCCTTTACCCGCGGCCGTGAACGCAGCCGCGATGCGGATTCCATCGTAGCCGAGGCCCGTGAGCTATTTAACAACGGCTACCGGGAAGTGACCCTCCTGGGCCAGAACGTAGACTCCTACTACTGGACCCCGAAGGACGCCGATCCTAACTCCACGGACCACGTGACCTTTGCCCAGCTGCTGGCCCGCGTGGCGGAAATAGATCCCCTGCTCCGCGTGCGTTTCAGCACCTCCCACCCGAAAGACATTACCGATGAGGTGCTCTTTACCATGGCTAAGTATGAGAACATCTGCAACTACATCCACCTTCCCCTGCAAAGCGGCAGCACCCGGATCCTGCAGCTCATGAACCGCACTTATACGCGGGAATGGTACCTCAAAAAAGTAGACCGCATCCGTGAAATATTGCCGGACTGCGGCCTCTCCACCGATATTATCTGCGGCTTCTGCACAGAAACGGAGGAAGACCACGCAGACACCCTGAACCTCATGGAATATGCGAAGTACGACCTGGCCTATATGTACTTCTATTCCGAACGCCCCGGTACCCTGGCCGCCCGCCGCTACCAGGATGATATACCGGAAGCGGAAAAGAAACGCCGCCTGGCCGAAGTAGTGGAACTACACCGCCGCCACAGTGAAGAAAGCATGCGCAATGATGTAGGCAAAACCTTCAAAGTACTGGTAGAAGGCACTTCCAAGCGTTCTGCCGATCATCTCTTTGGCCGCAACGACCAGAATAAAGTAGTGGTATTCCCGAAGGGCAATTTCCGGAAGGGCCAGTATGTACACGTAACGGTGACAGACTGTACTTCCGGTACCCTCATTGCAGCAACAGCTACCGCACTGTAA
- a CDS encoding ORF6N domain-containing protein: MRGRENAVMLPDESVMSKILLIRGKRVMIDKDLAELYGIPTKRLNEQVKRNLQRFPEDFMFQLTAGEKAEVVAICDHLKRLRFSAALPYVFTEHGAVMLACILNSDRAIAVNIQIVRIFTRMREMVLTHKDILLKLDQVEKRLAGHDEQIALVFEYLKQLLAPPQEPRQKIGFLQ; this comes from the coding sequence ATGCGTGGACGGGAGAATGCGGTAATGTTACCGGACGAATCTGTCATGAGCAAAATACTGCTGATCAGGGGTAAAAGGGTAATGATCGACAAGGACCTGGCGGAATTGTACGGTATTCCCACCAAGCGGCTGAATGAACAGGTGAAACGTAACCTGCAGCGCTTCCCCGAGGATTTCATGTTCCAGCTAACAGCCGGGGAGAAAGCGGAGGTGGTCGCAATTTGCGACCACCTCAAACGGTTGAGGTTTTCAGCCGCCCTTCCTTATGTTTTCACGGAACATGGCGCCGTGATGCTGGCCTGTATATTGAACAGTGACCGGGCCATCGCGGTGAATATCCAGATCGTCCGCATTTTTACGCGCATGCGGGAAATGGTCCTCACGCATAAGGATATCTTATTGAAGCTGGATCAGGTGGAAAAACGTTTAGCTGGCCATGATGAGCAGATAGCACTTGTTTTTGAATACCTGAAACAGTTGCTGGCGCCGCCGCAGGAGCCGAGGCAAAAAATTGGATTTTTGCAATAG
- a CDS encoding (Fe-S)-binding protein yields MQIKTMAEYAASGETPEVLFWVGCAGSFDQRAQKITRAFASILDRLSIPFAILGKEESCTGDPARRAGNEFLFQMMAYNNIQVLNGYGVKKIVTACPHCFNTLKNEYPQLGGNYEVVHHATYLQQLMDAGRIKMKEAGSFKGKKITYHDSCYLGRANDIYEAPRQVLQLLDAELVEMKRCRSNGLCCGAGGAQMFKEEEKGSTRINFERGAAAVGTGASVIAANCPFCMTMLTDGVKEQGKEDSVKVLDIAELIAQDMA; encoded by the coding sequence ATGCAAATAAAAACAATGGCGGAATACGCTGCCAGCGGGGAAACCCCGGAAGTACTGTTCTGGGTGGGATGCGCGGGCAGCTTTGACCAGCGTGCGCAGAAGATCACACGGGCCTTTGCCTCCATACTGGACCGGCTCAGCATTCCCTTTGCCATCCTGGGCAAGGAGGAAAGCTGCACCGGCGATCCGGCGCGGCGTGCAGGGAACGAATTCCTGTTCCAGATGATGGCGTACAACAATATCCAGGTACTGAACGGGTATGGGGTAAAGAAGATCGTGACGGCCTGTCCGCATTGCTTTAATACCCTGAAAAATGAATACCCCCAGCTGGGTGGTAATTATGAAGTGGTCCATCATGCCACCTACCTGCAACAACTTATGGACGCAGGCCGCATAAAAATGAAGGAAGCCGGCAGCTTCAAAGGCAAAAAGATCACTTACCACGATTCCTGCTACCTGGGCAGGGCCAATGATATTTATGAAGCCCCCCGCCAGGTACTGCAACTGCTGGATGCAGAACTGGTGGAAATGAAGCGCTGCCGGAGCAATGGCCTTTGCTGCGGGGCCGGCGGGGCGCAGATGTTCAAGGAAGAAGAGAAAGGCAGCACCCGCATCAACTTTGAACGGGGCGCAGCAGCAGTAGGCACCGGGGCCAGCGTGATAGCAGCCAATTGTCCTTTCTGCATGACCATGCTCACAGACGGGGTAAAGGAACAAGGCAAGGAAGACAGCGTAAAAGTGCTGGACATTGCCGAGCTGATAGCCCAGGACATGGCGTAA